One part of the Asterias amurensis chromosome 11, ASM3211899v1 genome encodes these proteins:
- the LOC139944220 gene encoding aldehyde dehydrogenase 1A1-like yields the protein MAPPAVKYTQIFINNEFVDSVSGKKFATVNPTTGKKTAEVQEGDKADINKAIKAAQDAFKLGSPWRRMDATGRAALMNKLANLIERDVEHLRDLEIMDNGMTVQLATGSVMGCISFLRYGAGYADKLHGKTIPLDGDYFCYSRYEPVGVVGAIIPWNFPCLLMGAKLTCCLTVGNCVVVKPAEQTPLTALHIASLVKEAGFPPGVINIVPGYGPTAGAGLTESMDVDMVTFTGSTEVGRIIQRAGADSNLKKVHLELGGKSPNVVFADCDMDYAVETSHIGIFNHSGQICCAGTRTFVHEDIYDEFVKKSKARALKRKVGDPTCEGTEGGPQIDQEQLDKVLELIESGKSEGATLQCGGKRLGTEGFFVESTVFSDVQDHMRIAKEEIFGPVQQILKFKTIEEVTERANKTTYGLAGAVFTKDINKALTVANTIRAGLIWVNNYGMFSPMIPFGGYKMSGVGREGGEDGFKEYCEIKTVVIKVPEKNT from the exons ATGGCCCCGCCAGCTGTCAAATACACGCAG ATCTTCATCAACAATGAGTTTGTGGACTCAGTGAGTGGTAAGAAATTTGCGACAGTTAACCCCACCACAGGGAAGAAGACTGCTGAGGTTCAGGAAGGAGACAAG GCTGACATTAACAAGGCAATTAAAGCAGCACAGGATGCCTTCAAGTTGGGATCACCATGGCGACGTATGGACGCAACTGGACGAGCTGCTCTTATGAACAAATTGGCTAACTTGATCGAGCGAGATGTAGAACACCTCAGG GACTTGGAGATTATGGACAATGGAATGACTGTCCAATTAGCAACGGGTAGCGTGATGGGGTGCATCAGTTTCTTACGTTACGGTGCCGGGTATGCCGACAAACTGCACGGAAAAACCATCCCTTTGG atggTGATTATTTCTGCTACTCCCGCTACGAGCCCGTGGGTGTTGTTGGAGCCATCATCCCATGGAACTTCCCATGTTTGCTGATGGGAGCTAAGTTGACTTGCTGCCTGACCGTAGGGAATTGTGTAGTGGTCAAACCTGCTGAGCAGACACCCCTGACTGCACTCCACATCGCTTCACTCGTTAAAGAG GCTGGATTTCCACCGGGTGTTATCAACATTGTGCCTGGATATGGACCCACCGCTGGAGCAGGTCTTACAGAGAGTATGGATGTTGACATGGTGACCTTCACGGGGTCAACTGAG GTTGGGCGTATCATCCAGCGTGCTGGGGCTGACAGCAACTTGAAGAAGGTGCACCTTGAGCTGGGAGGGAAAAGTCCCAATGTTGTATTCGCTGACTGTGACA TGGACTACGCAGTGGAGACCAGCCACATTGGTATCTTCAACCACTCCGGCCAGATATGCTGTGCTGGCACCAGGACCTTCGTCCACGAAGACATCTATGATGAGTTTGTTAAGAAGAGCAAAGCGAGAGCCCTTAAGAGAAAAGTTGGAGATCCAACTTGTGAAGGCACTGAGGGCGGACCACAG ATTGACCAGGAGCAGCTGGACAAGGTCTTAGAGCTGATTGAGAGTGGCAAGTCTGAAGGAGCTACACTTCAGTGCGGGGGTAAACGTCTTGGCACTGAGGGTTTCTTCGTGGAGAGTACAGTCTTTTCTGACGTACAGGATCACATGAGAATAGCCAAAGAAGAG ATTTTTGGGCCCGTACAGCAGATCTTGAAGTTTAAAACCATCGAGGAAGTGACAGAGCGAGCCAACAAAACAACTTACGGACTGGCGGGAGCGGTGTTCACTAAGGATATCAACAAAGCTCTCACTGTTGCCAACACAATTAGGGCTGGACTTATTTG GGTTAATAATTATGGGATGTTCAGTCCCATGATTCCATTCGGTGGATACAAGATGTCTGGTGTGGGAAGAGAAGG AGGTGAAGATGGCTTCAAAGAATACTGTGAGATCAAAACG GTGGTCATCAAAGTTCCAGAGAAAAACACTTAA